In the Onychostoma macrolepis isolate SWU-2019 chromosome 09, ASM1243209v1, whole genome shotgun sequence genome, one interval contains:
- the dipk2b gene encoding LOW QUALITY PROTEIN: divergent protein kinase domain 2B (The sequence of the model RefSeq protein was modified relative to this genomic sequence to represent the inferred CDS: inserted 1 base in 1 codon), translated as MAGIWSEVWTLYLILAFGTPDPSPAPQEKLDFRRVFLGLDKCNACIGTSICKKFFKDEIRFERWLTAQSNLSSADVRSYEGNYTDSTAGWRPVVLSYVMSPHLHQISDNSICTSAGKGKSCSIEAVLRATSRFQSWVHSNLLLPSMVKGLVTPMLRCPSQRLLDRIVRRYFEVTDVGSVQMKHFSEKDKLRLLYTLAVNQQPLILQMFPGTEGWPFLRYHGSCGRMMVWAGSKPLRSLFSSPLERRADIAYQLLHITLSLSSNSLQFSLFYTSLSEDMFGTLDDSRVFIVDASTIGIIDLQEGYPPDEDMQPEHLDVFSCLSGSCERPPPCETVRAAQSFILLCKHVINNLLMPNDVQSGLLPKEAVSALAICADQSQSDQRIIAAIXNLKNILQTLRPCSALYGYRYPECLYNDRF; from the exons ATGGCAGGGATATGGTCAGAGGTCTGGACATTGTACCTCATATTGGCATTTGGTACTCCAGACCCCTCACCAGCACCCCAAGAGAAACTTGACTTCAGAAGAGTCTTCTTGGGTTTGGATAAATGCAACGCCTGCATTGGGACATCCATTTGCAAGAAGTTTTTCAAGGATGAAATAAG GTTTGAAAGATGGCTGACTGCTCAGTCTAATCTCTCCTCAGCAGATGTGCGCTCATATGAGGGAAACTATACAGACAGCACAGCGGGCTGGAGACCTGTGGTGCTATCCTACGTGATGTCTCCTCACCTGCACCAGATATCAGACAATAGCATTTGCACCTCAGCAGGCAAAGGGAAATCCTGCAGCATTGAAGCAGTCCTCAGGGCCACTTCACGCTTCCAGAGTTGGGTCCACTCCAACCTACTACTTCCCAGCATGGTGAAG GGTCTGGTCACCCCGATGCTGCGCTGTCCATCTCAGAGGCTGCTGGACCGCATTGTGCGACGTTACTTTGAAGTGACTGATGTGGGAAGCGTGCAGATGAAGCACTTCAGTGAAAAGGACAAGCTCAGACTTCTTTATACCCTGGCTGTCAATCAACAACCTCTCATACTGCAG ATGTTTCCAGGCACGGAGGGCTGGCCCTTCCTCCGCTACCATGGCTCCTGTGGAAGGATGATGGTCTGGGCAGGGAGCAAACCCCTCAGGAGCCTGTTTTCCTCTCCGCTGGAGCGCCGCGCTGACATTGCCTACCAGCTTCTTCACATCACCCTGAGCCTGAGCTCCAACAGCCTCCAGTTCAGCCTCTTCTACACCAGCCTCTCAGAGGACATGTTTGGTACCTTGGATGATAGCAGGGTCTTCATTGTGGATGCCAGTACCATAGGGATTATCGACTTGCAGGAAG GATATCCTCCTGATGAAGACATGCAACCAGAACACCTCGATGTCTTCTCCTGTCTCAGTGGATCTTGTGAGAGACCTCCTCCATGTGAGACTGTTCGAGCCGCACAGAGTTTTATCTTACTTTGCAAACATGTCATTAACAATCTGCTCATGCCTAATGATGTGCAGTCAGGTCTTCTTCCCAAAGAAGCCGTCAGTGCGCTTGCTATCTGTGCAGACCAATCTCAGTCTGACCAACGAATAATTGCTGCCA CAAaccttaaaaacattttacagacATTAAGGCCATGCAGCGCTCTCTATGGATACAGGTATCCTGAATGCCTCTATAATGACAGGTTCTAG